A region of Argentina anserina chromosome 5, drPotAnse1.1, whole genome shotgun sequence DNA encodes the following proteins:
- the LOC126793702 gene encoding 40S ribosomal protein S10-1, with protein sequence MIISEKNRREISKYLFQEGVCYAKKDYNLPKHPEIDVPNLQVIKLMQSFKSKEYVRETFAWMHYYWYLTNDGIEFLRNYLNLPSEIVPNTLKKQAKPVGRPFGGPPGDRPRGPPRFGDGERRFGGDRDGYRGGPRGGPGGDFGGDKAGAPADYKPSFGGAPSRPAFGRGAGGYGAGPASSNLS encoded by the exons ATG ATCATTTCAGAGAAGAACCGCCGCGAGATCTCCAAGTACCTCTTCCAAG AGGGAGTGTGCTATGCAAAGAAGGACTACAACCTCCCGAAGCATCCAGAGATTGATGTGCCGAATCTCCAGGTCATCAAGCTCATGCAGAGCTTCAAGTCCAAGGAGTATGTGAGGGAGACCTTCGCCTGGATGCACTACTACTGGTACCTCACCAATGATGGTATTGAGTTCTTGAGGAACTACCTCAACCTTCCGTCGGAGATTGTCCCCAACACTTTGAAGAAGCAGGCTAAGCCTGTCGGCCGTCCTTTCGGCGGCCCACCAGGCGACCGCCCTCG TGGCCCACCTCGCTTTGGTGATGGAGAGCGCAGATTTGGAGGCGATCGTGATGGTTACCGTGGAGGTCCTCGTGGTGGACCGGGGGGTGACTTTGGTGGTGACAAGGCAGGAGCCCCTGCTGATTACAAACCTTCCTTTGGG GGTGCTCCATCAAGACCTGCCTTTGGTCGTGGTGCTGGTGGTTATGGTGCCGGTCCAGCTAGCTCCAATCTTTCTTAA